A window from Chryseobacterium vaccae encodes these proteins:
- a CDS encoding SDR family oxidoreductase, which produces MELSEQKFSQNEWEACLKVLNALKDEPFLNPDNKTFSGLITKIHKNAKKQNRQESYSRMKTHDLEISSEAVLMKKALAGVSGFYDDEKDETKLTKLQIPKNCYCCNQSYQYAHSFYTRLCPKCAGENYEKRFQTADLTGRNAILTGGRVKVGFATALKLLRNGANLVLTTRFPALALETLQQEADYKEWKDRLWIYGLDLRNLKAIQEFVDFYRASFDTLDILINNAAQTIKYPDEYYLPIIKKEKEKELEFKNIPNFIPNRTEISKEIARLEYAENEESQIALTRFGQPVDNREKTSWNSTLEEVSMYELVEVNLINHIAPYFLIKELKPLMKNSLFKEKFIINVTSSEGIFSYENKTVFHPHTNMTKAALNMMTLTSAKEFEKDQIYMSAVDVGWISTGAKESLRKKQFEQGYIPPLDSVDGAARILHPVAEGIKGNCFSGVLLKNYKIHTW; this is translated from the coding sequence ATGGAACTTTCGGAGCAAAAATTTTCACAAAACGAATGGGAAGCATGTCTCAAGGTACTGAATGCCCTGAAGGATGAACCCTTTCTCAATCCGGATAATAAAACGTTTTCAGGACTGATCACGAAGATTCATAAAAATGCGAAAAAACAGAACCGTCAGGAAAGCTATTCCCGGATGAAAACGCATGACCTGGAAATCAGCTCAGAAGCTGTACTTATGAAAAAAGCGCTGGCAGGGGTTTCAGGTTTTTATGATGATGAAAAAGACGAAACGAAATTAACGAAACTTCAGATCCCTAAAAACTGCTACTGCTGTAATCAGAGTTATCAGTATGCCCACTCTTTCTATACCCGGCTGTGCCCGAAATGTGCCGGAGAAAACTATGAAAAACGTTTTCAAACAGCGGATCTTACCGGAAGAAATGCCATTCTTACCGGAGGAAGAGTAAAAGTAGGCTTTGCCACGGCGTTGAAGCTGCTGAGAAACGGAGCTAATCTGGTTTTGACAACCCGTTTTCCCGCACTGGCCCTGGAAACTTTGCAGCAGGAAGCAGATTATAAGGAGTGGAAAGACAGACTTTGGATATATGGCCTGGATTTGAGAAACTTAAAAGCCATTCAGGAATTCGTAGATTTTTACAGAGCGAGCTTTGATACGTTGGATATACTGATCAATAATGCAGCCCAGACCATCAAATATCCTGATGAATACTACCTTCCGATCATCAAAAAGGAAAAAGAAAAAGAACTGGAATTTAAAAATATTCCGAATTTCATTCCAAACCGGACAGAAATTTCAAAGGAGATTGCGAGGCTGGAATATGCAGAAAATGAAGAGTCACAGATTGCTCTGACCCGATTCGGACAGCCGGTGGATAACCGTGAGAAAACAAGCTGGAATTCAACACTGGAAGAAGTTTCCATGTACGAACTGGTAGAAGTGAACCTCATCAATCATATTGCTCCGTATTTTCTGATCAAGGAACTGAAACCTTTAATGAAAAACTCTTTGTTTAAAGAAAAGTTCATCATCAATGTCACCTCATCAGAAGGAATTTTCAGCTACGAAAATAAAACGGTTTTTCACCCGCATACCAATATGACGAAGGCCGCTTTGAATATGATGACCCTTACTTCTGCAAAAGAATTTGAAAAAGATCAGATTTATATGAGTGCGGTGGACGTAGGGTGGATTTCTACAGGCGCAAAGGAAAGTTTAAGAAAAAAACAGTTTGAACAGGGGTATATTCCGCCGCTGGATTCTGTAGACGGAGCCGCAAGAATTTTGCATCCGGTGGCAGAAGGAATCAAAGGGAATTGCTTCAGTGGGGTGCTGCTGAAAAATTATAAAATTCATACCTGGTAA
- a CDS encoding TatD family hydrolase codes for MNTYIDIGINLTNKQFHNEHDEIINRALDNGVDHMILTGTSVRGSKESAEIASDYPEILYSTAGIHPHDAKSFNAESILELRKLLSLDHVISVGECGLDFDRDFSPRPVQEKCYRAQLQLAVEVNKPLFLHERSAFKRFNEITDEYLSRLPEAVVHCFTGTLEEAKIYLDKGFYLGFTGAISDEKRFSHLEEVLKYTPLDRMMIETDAPFMLPKNMPRTQNRSNEPSYLPYVAQTIARWKKISIAEVADETTETARNFFRI; via the coding sequence ATGAACACATACATCGACATTGGCATTAACCTGACCAATAAACAATTCCACAACGAGCACGACGAAATCATCAACCGCGCCCTGGACAACGGAGTAGATCACATGATCCTTACCGGAACCAGCGTAAGAGGAAGCAAAGAATCCGCAGAAATCGCATCAGATTACCCCGAAATTTTATATTCCACAGCGGGAATCCATCCCCACGACGCTAAATCTTTCAATGCAGAAAGCATTCTCGAACTCAGAAAACTATTGAGTCTGGATCATGTTATCTCAGTAGGAGAGTGCGGACTGGATTTCGACAGAGACTTTTCTCCAAGACCCGTTCAGGAAAAATGCTACAGAGCACAGCTGCAATTGGCTGTTGAGGTTAATAAACCGCTTTTCCTGCATGAAAGATCAGCTTTTAAAAGATTTAATGAGATCACAGACGAATATCTTTCCAGACTGCCGGAAGCTGTTGTACACTGTTTTACAGGAACTCTGGAAGAAGCGAAAATTTATCTGGATAAAGGCTTTTATTTAGGATTTACCGGAGCAATAAGTGACGAGAAAAGATTCAGTCATCTGGAAGAAGTACTCAAATATACGCCTCTGGACCGGATGATGATTGAAACAGATGCTCCGTTTATGCTTCCGAAAAATATGCCGAGAACACAGAACCGCAGTAACGAACCATCTTATCTGCCCTATGTTGCACAAACGATTGCCCGCTGGAAGAAGATCAGTATTGCTGAAGTTGCAGATGAAACAACAGAAACGGCCAGGAATTTTTTCAGAATATAA
- the deoD gene encoding purine-nucleoside phosphorylase, whose protein sequence is MSIHISAKKGEIAKVVLQPGDPLRAQYIAENYLEDAKLVSKTRGIFYYTGLYKGKEITVGASGMGFPSIGIYSFELFTEYEVDTIIRIGTCGAYTTDLKLFDILNIENAASESTYAKYAWEIEDEILSHQGNIFGTINETAKELSLDAKAINVHSSDIFYRKDPNVPAIATKYNCPAVEMEAFGLFANAQHLGKNAATILTVTDIIPTHEKISADEREKALKPMMELALEAALKSL, encoded by the coding sequence ATGAGTATTCACATCAGTGCAAAAAAAGGAGAAATTGCTAAAGTAGTATTACAGCCGGGGGATCCGCTTCGTGCACAATATATTGCTGAAAACTATTTGGAAGATGCTAAACTGGTAAGCAAAACAAGAGGAATTTTTTATTATACCGGTCTTTATAAAGGCAAAGAAATTACTGTAGGGGCCAGCGGAATGGGATTCCCAAGCATCGGAATCTATTCTTTTGAGTTATTCACCGAATATGAGGTAGACACGATCATCAGAATCGGAACCTGCGGAGCTTATACTACGGATCTTAAACTTTTTGATATTTTAAATATCGAAAATGCGGCCAGCGAAAGTACCTACGCTAAATACGCCTGGGAAATTGAAGACGAAATCCTTTCTCACCAGGGGAATATCTTTGGAACGATCAACGAAACCGCTAAAGAGCTTTCTCTGGATGCTAAAGCGATCAATGTACACAGCAGCGATATTTTCTATAGAAAAGATCCTAACGTTCCTGCTATCGCGACTAAATACAACTGTCCTGCAGTAGAAATGGAAGCTTTCGGATTATTTGCCAATGCCCAGCATTTAGGAAAAAATGCAGCCACGATTCTTACCGTTACTGATATTATTCCTACTCACGAAAAGATCTCAGCCGACGAAAGGGAAAAAGCCCTGAAGCCGATGATGGAACTGGCTTTGGAAGCAGCTTTGAAAAGTCTTTAG
- a CDS encoding VOC family protein — protein MKIEHIAIWVKDLEKSRMFYQKYFGAVSNKKYHNPVKNFESYFLSFENGCRLELMTKPDIQENENSFEAQKYGIIHLAFSTGSHEKVDQLTETLRNDGYRIAGEPRTTGDGYYESVILDPEGNILEITE, from the coding sequence ATGAAAATTGAACATATTGCTATTTGGGTAAAAGACCTTGAAAAATCCAGAATGTTTTATCAGAAATATTTCGGAGCAGTTTCCAATAAAAAATACCATAATCCGGTAAAGAATTTTGAATCCTATTTCTTAAGCTTTGAAAACGGATGCCGTCTTGAACTAATGACTAAACCGGATATTCAGGAAAACGAAAACTCTTTTGAAGCACAGAAGTATGGAATTATACATCTGGCTTTTTCAACAGGAAGCCATGAAAAAGTGGACCAGCTTACAGAAACTTTAAGAAATGACGGATACCGGATTGCCGGAGAACCCCGTACAACAGGAGATGGTTATTATGAAAGTGTGATTCTGGATCCGGAGGGTAATATTCTCGAAATAACGGAATAG
- a CDS encoding AAA family ATPase gives MNHNITKLNTVLNYVKDTFVGKNDVVDLLGICLLARENAFLYGPPGTAKSAIVRTLSNTVKDGKNFEYLLTRFTEPNEIFGPFDIRKLKEGELLTNTEGMMPEASMVFLDEIFNANSAILNSLLMALNEKIFKRGKETKHLPALMFVGASNVLPEDEALNALFDRFLIRINVDYVNPDLLQQVLLAGRKLENPVETETPEILSGEIRELQNLCRTIDLKPIYEVYLNTIISLRNTGIAISDRRAVKLQNLIAASALICGRNEAILSDLWVLKHIWDTEEQIEILEGIINRTIEKDENPKSHPQAMQNKTPNPEEIMKDVKILVEKWNGGALSFEEQNVIKDKLRYLQTRCDWIRNPEQKQYIQQEIESLWQKILQSV, from the coding sequence ATGAACCATAATATTACAAAACTCAACACCGTTCTTAATTATGTAAAAGATACCTTCGTCGGGAAAAATGATGTGGTAGATCTTTTGGGAATCTGCCTTCTGGCAAGAGAAAATGCCTTTCTGTACGGACCTCCCGGAACCGCAAAATCTGCAATCGTAAGAACACTTTCCAACACGGTAAAAGATGGGAAAAACTTTGAATACCTTTTAACCCGTTTTACAGAGCCGAACGAGATTTTCGGTCCTTTCGATATCAGAAAACTAAAAGAAGGGGAACTTCTTACCAACACAGAAGGAATGATGCCGGAAGCCTCTATGGTATTCCTGGATGAGATATTCAATGCCAACTCGGCGATTCTGAACTCTCTGCTGATGGCTTTAAACGAAAAGATATTTAAAAGAGGAAAAGAAACCAAACATTTACCGGCATTGATGTTTGTCGGAGCAAGTAACGTTCTTCCTGAAGATGAGGCTCTGAATGCCTTATTCGACCGTTTCCTGATCAGAATCAATGTAGATTATGTAAATCCTGACCTTCTTCAGCAGGTGCTTTTAGCCGGAAGAAAACTGGAAAATCCGGTGGAAACGGAAACCCCTGAAATCCTTTCCGGTGAAATTAGAGAACTGCAGAATCTGTGCAGAACTATTGATCTGAAACCTATTTATGAAGTATATCTAAATACCATCATCAGCCTCAGAAATACAGGAATTGCCATTTCCGACCGTCGTGCTGTAAAACTACAGAACCTGATCGCTGCAAGTGCTCTGATCTGTGGAAGAAACGAAGCAATTCTGTCAGACCTTTGGGTACTGAAACATATCTGGGATACCGAAGAACAGATTGAAATTCTGGAGGGGATCATCAACAGGACCATAGAAAAAGATGAAAATCCGAAATCCCATCCCCAGGCCATGCAGAATAAAACCCCGAATCCTGAAGAAATCATGAAAGATGTAAAAATTTTGGTTGAAAAATGGAACGGCGGTGCATTGAGTTTTGAAGAACAGAATGTAATCAAAGATAAGCTGAGATACCTTCAGACCCGCTGCGACTGGATCCGAAATCCGGAACAGAAACAATATATTCAACAGGAAATAGAAAGTTTATGGCAGAAAATCCTTCAAAGCGTGTAA
- a CDS encoding APC family permease codes for MELRIKPFPKNNYPKKGLLIKGSSPFTWLYEMETLGIDLDHVRSFAIPSNEPNGIYGCFLIFNGSAPDEIGRNAYFQCVDGKLFIPENTIFYPKVNPEDWLNTDAEFLIMHPEFGMVKLNEEIDWISLIQHPEQSKDTIRKPSNGVKIPQKIESYTVEMDDDQVLEALEKPKTEEEWMKSLPFDLKKVMAGNKKEIEKYLNYIEKYPDRAVDLGVPLDVMGTSRGDGFGNFKFGNPWLDKLFGGKENASGSGRDYRWVFWVILLAIGLVSMFRHWGESEPAKNATASSGEIYTGPGKEQDPNLMKPVVAYQSGVTDIDMKIDSMYGRKRRELMQESVLANMMYHNPKKETTYKEYLDKGGRPIENIYKDIDGIKAKVKTSEDSLKKVYRKRITEYIGQNEAGYRQKIKDSIKKANPGKAVDNGTVKTVWKKKQVLVEDSLGRLYGTKEYADTPVYKNENSDIGEIEIKKPYQKQNISFSDIFWLIVAMTGAVGLYSFIIKKRSLNVGGDHVPGGVKIFLMIVLVAMLAYIFYPLIEMYGYNWFVWILIICVILLLYRLFSEDKTILKSDKDE; via the coding sequence ATGGAACTTAGAATAAAACCTTTTCCGAAGAATAATTATCCTAAAAAAGGGCTTTTAATAAAAGGTTCCTCACCATTCACATGGTTATATGAGATGGAAACTTTAGGCATAGATCTTGATCATGTCCGCTCTTTTGCGATTCCTTCCAACGAGCCGAACGGAATATATGGGTGTTTCCTCATATTTAACGGTTCTGCTCCTGATGAGATCGGACGAAATGCTTATTTTCAGTGTGTGGATGGCAAATTGTTTATTCCAGAGAATACGATTTTCTATCCCAAAGTAAATCCTGAAGACTGGCTGAATACAGATGCGGAATTTCTGATTATGCATCCTGAATTTGGTATGGTGAAATTAAATGAAGAGATCGACTGGATCTCATTAATTCAGCATCCGGAACAGTCAAAAGATACAATCCGAAAACCATCCAACGGGGTAAAGATTCCCCAGAAAATTGAGAGCTATACCGTAGAAATGGACGATGACCAAGTTCTGGAAGCTCTTGAGAAACCGAAGACCGAGGAAGAATGGATGAAAAGCCTGCCTTTCGATCTGAAAAAAGTAATGGCCGGCAATAAAAAAGAGATTGAAAAATACCTGAACTATATTGAAAAATACCCTGACAGGGCTGTAGATCTCGGAGTTCCGCTGGATGTGATGGGAACCTCAAGAGGAGATGGTTTCGGGAATTTTAAATTTGGAAATCCCTGGCTGGATAAGCTTTTTGGAGGAAAAGAAAATGCAAGCGGTTCCGGGCGGGATTACCGCTGGGTTTTCTGGGTAATTTTACTGGCAATCGGCCTGGTCAGCATGTTTAGGCATTGGGGTGAAAGTGAGCCTGCAAAAAATGCTACAGCTTCCTCAGGTGAAATTTATACAGGACCGGGCAAAGAGCAGGATCCGAATCTAATGAAGCCTGTGGTAGCTTATCAGTCAGGCGTTACTGATATTGATATGAAAATAGATTCTATGTACGGCCGGAAAAGACGTGAGCTGATGCAGGAAAGTGTTTTGGCCAACATGATGTACCATAATCCAAAAAAAGAAACCACCTACAAGGAATATCTGGATAAAGGAGGAAGGCCTATTGAAAACATTTATAAAGATATTGATGGCATAAAAGCTAAAGTCAAAACATCTGAAGATTCCCTTAAAAAAGTGTACCGCAAGAGAATTACAGAATATATCGGGCAGAATGAAGCGGGCTACCGGCAGAAAATTAAAGATTCCATCAAAAAAGCCAATCCCGGAAAAGCTGTAGACAATGGAACTGTGAAAACAGTCTGGAAGAAAAAGCAGGTGCTGGTGGAAGATTCGCTGGGCCGTCTTTACGGAACAAAAGAATATGCTGATACACCGGTTTATAAGAATGAAAATTCAGACATTGGCGAAATAGAAATTAAGAAGCCTTATCAGAAGCAGAACATTTCCTTTTCGGATATTTTCTGGCTGATTGTAGCCATGACAGGAGCTGTTGGTCTCTACTCCTTCATTATTAAAAAAAGATCCCTGAACGTTGGTGGAGATCATGTTCCGGGCGGAGTCAAGATTTTCCTGATGATTGTTCTGGTAGCCATGCTGGCCTATATTTTCTATCCTTTGATTGAAATGTACGGTTACAACTGGTTCGTATGGATTCTCATCATTTGCGTTATACTCCTTCTTTACCGTTTGTTCAGTGAAGATAAAACCATTTTAAAATCAGATAAAGATGAATAG
- a CDS encoding tetratricopeptide repeat protein, whose amino-acid sequence MNRQKFIDKFMAAFFILAILKIIGILAQLFHQSFWEVIWTLVVFAFVAIMIFAVLLRLEKKEKGQNSSGGKSRGGSVYVETSIFDKIRNKYEELAEKYIAEKDYKKAAKVYMNLLQDHYRGARTLEDGGFYTEAAVVYLKKLKNRTDAAACYEKAKQYKKAIDLYKELEQKEKVGDLYRIINDIKNSNTYYQMVVDDYVSNSQMVKGSLIYRKKMEMPEEAQKILLKGWEENKDAFNCLNNYFANIFDVKQLEHSIQELYQKTPEDKKIIYLDAMKHEFKKDPKLQTATRNIAYEIITEKVAGHSEIVNELKHFNPDDEVILKDISRYKTGRNKMFRN is encoded by the coding sequence ATGAATAGGCAGAAGTTTATAGATAAATTCATGGCGGCATTTTTCATTCTGGCGATCCTTAAGATCATCGGAATTCTGGCGCAGCTTTTTCATCAGAGTTTTTGGGAGGTAATATGGACCCTGGTTGTTTTCGCTTTTGTGGCCATTATGATTTTTGCCGTTCTGCTTCGTCTTGAAAAGAAAGAAAAAGGACAAAATTCATCAGGAGGAAAGAGCAGGGGAGGAAGTGTCTATGTAGAAACCTCTATTTTTGATAAGATCAGAAATAAATACGAAGAGCTGGCAGAAAAGTACATCGCAGAAAAGGATTACAAAAAAGCGGCAAAAGTTTATATGAATCTTCTTCAGGATCATTACCGAGGGGCAAGAACATTGGAAGACGGAGGCTTTTATACCGAAGCAGCAGTTGTTTATCTTAAAAAACTGAAGAACAGAACAGATGCTGCAGCCTGCTATGAAAAAGCAAAGCAGTACAAAAAAGCTATTGACCTTTACAAAGAACTTGAACAAAAAGAAAAAGTGGGTGACCTGTACAGGATCATCAACGATATAAAAAATTCCAATACCTATTATCAGATGGTGGTGGATGATTATGTGAGCAACAGCCAGATGGTGAAAGGCTCTCTGATCTACCGCAAAAAAATGGAAATGCCGGAAGAAGCACAAAAAATCCTGCTGAAAGGCTGGGAAGAAAACAAGGATGCTTTCAACTGCCTGAATAATTATTTTGCGAATATCTTTGATGTGAAACAGCTCGAACATTCCATTCAGGAACTCTATCAGAAGACACCTGAAGATAAAAAGATCATTTACCTTGATGCCATGAAGCATGAATTTAAAAAAGATCCGAAGCTTCAGACAGCAACCCGGAACATCGCTTACGAAATCATCACCGAAAAGGTAGCAGGACATTCCGAAATTGTCAACGAACTGAAACATTTTAATCCGGATGATGAGGTGATCCTGAAAGATATTTCCAGATATAAGACAGGACGGAATAAGATGTTCAGGAATTAA
- a CDS encoding ribonuclease H-like YkuK family protein, whose protein sequence is METQHETWQNMNGKIFRNSITQLVEEAIIRELAAGHRLKVCVGSDSHVYGEAINYATAVVFVREGKGAFTFIRKEREIQTISIKERMLNEVNRSVATAYAICAVLDAYGVEMEVHADINTDPEFKSNTALKDAMGYILGMGYVFKAKPFAFASSNCADMMV, encoded by the coding sequence ATGGAAACGCAACACGAAACATGGCAGAACATGAATGGAAAAATTTTCCGTAACTCTATCACACAGCTGGTAGAAGAAGCCATCATCCGCGAACTGGCAGCCGGGCACCGTCTGAAAGTATGTGTAGGATCAGATTCCCACGTATACGGAGAGGCCATCAATTATGCTACGGCAGTAGTATTCGTTCGTGAAGGAAAAGGAGCGTTTACCTTTATCAGAAAAGAAAGAGAGATACAGACGATCAGTATCAAAGAAAGGATGCTGAATGAGGTGAACAGATCCGTAGCAACAGCCTACGCTATCTGTGCCGTTCTGGATGCTTATGGCGTAGAAATGGAGGTACACGCAGACATTAATACCGACCCGGAATTCAAATCAAACACCGCTTTGAAAGATGCCATGGGATACATTCTCGGAATGGGGTATGTCTTTAAAGCAAAACCCTTTGCCTTTGCAAGCTCCAACTGTGCCGATATGATGGTTTAA
- a CDS encoding ATP-grasp domain-containing protein yields the protein MKTVLIINGENYWDDYFAGFNTIRKKVQTSECIIKNDVLYVADVEGACSPDVIFWRLGAVNPEAKHRNMLELIQYSGVPCINSAETLLKGYDRLSMLNTLKKLELPVIDFNAATGTAHLKNLEMPFPFVVKVGNHHGGYGKSLVSDEEQWEELKDLLFIHQDYVTVEKFIDYKYDIRYLAVNDKVWAMKRKGRYWKANSLTQEYQIIEPEKEWIGNVKLLQENIKADIVAIDVLETENGEKTIVEYNDIPGLTGFPEEAKLELSETVKNK from the coding sequence ATGAAAACAGTTTTAATTATTAATGGAGAAAACTACTGGGATGATTACTTTGCCGGATTCAACACTATCCGGAAAAAAGTTCAGACCTCGGAATGTATCATAAAAAATGATGTTCTCTACGTCGCAGATGTGGAAGGAGCATGCAGCCCGGATGTCATATTCTGGAGATTGGGAGCTGTAAATCCTGAAGCTAAGCATAGAAATATGCTTGAATTGATTCAATATTCAGGAGTACCCTGCATCAACTCAGCGGAAACCCTGCTGAAAGGATACGACAGATTATCCATGTTGAATACGCTTAAAAAACTGGAATTACCGGTTATAGATTTCAATGCAGCGACAGGAACAGCTCATCTGAAAAATCTGGAAATGCCGTTTCCGTTTGTTGTTAAAGTGGGAAACCACCATGGCGGATATGGAAAAAGTCTGGTATCCGATGAAGAGCAATGGGAAGAACTTAAAGACCTGCTGTTTATTCATCAGGATTATGTAACGGTTGAGAAATTCATTGATTATAAATATGATATACGCTATCTGGCCGTCAATGATAAAGTATGGGCTATGAAAAGAAAAGGCAGATATTGGAAAGCCAATTCATTAACCCAGGAATACCAGATTATTGAACCTGAAAAAGAGTGGATAGGAAACGTAAAACTGTTACAGGAAAATATTAAAGCGGATATTGTAGCTATTGATGTTCTGGAAACAGAAAATGGAGAAAAAACAATTGTAGAATATAATGATATTCCCGGTCTTACCGGATTCCCGGAAGAAGCAAAGCTGGAACTATCAGAAACTGTGAAAAACAAATAA
- a CDS encoding ATP-grasp domain-containing protein, with translation MYFLIQANVYLDPDHYRIFDALEELGIDYEVINIPPTAEKIDFKTDRKDVFVYGSVTIARLARQNSDWFPGSFYGGNHLYEVYSQYYGENLLNHTISVHKISEALPWRKDEMKFIKPYTEAKIFTGKVFTEAEWNDFVFESLENSSNRITKNSLVQVSEAKRTVKEARLWIIGGQIIDGGYYKFNDNAPFEETVSEDGLAFAREMIQLFNLEEAFVMDICFTDEGWKIVEINCINSSGFYPNTNVKSIIRALNIYFSQ, from the coding sequence ATGTATTTTTTAATTCAGGCTAATGTATATTTAGATCCCGACCATTACAGGATTTTTGATGCTCTGGAAGAACTGGGTATTGATTATGAAGTGATCAATATTCCTCCAACGGCAGAAAAAATAGATTTCAAAACAGACCGTAAGGATGTTTTTGTATATGGTTCGGTGACAATTGCAAGACTGGCCAGACAAAATTCAGACTGGTTTCCCGGTTCTTTTTACGGAGGAAATCATTTATATGAGGTTTATTCTCAATATTATGGCGAAAATCTCCTGAATCATACCATTTCCGTACATAAAATCTCAGAAGCTTTACCTTGGAGAAAGGATGAAATGAAATTCATTAAACCTTACACAGAAGCAAAGATTTTTACAGGAAAAGTTTTCACAGAAGCAGAATGGAACGATTTCGTTTTTGAATCACTGGAAAATTCGTCCAACAGGATTACAAAAAATTCTCTGGTACAGGTTTCCGAAGCTAAACGAACGGTAAAAGAAGCAAGACTTTGGATTATTGGCGGACAGATTATTGATGGAGGCTATTATAAATTCAATGATAATGCTCCTTTTGAAGAAACAGTTTCAGAAGACGGATTAGCTTTTGCCCGTGAAATGATTCAGCTTTTCAATCTTGAAGAAGCCTTTGTAATGGATATTTGTTTTACAGATGAAGGCTGGAAAATTGTTGAAATCAACTGTATCAACAGTTCCGGATTTTATCCCAATACCAATGTGAAAAGTATTATCAGAGCTTTGAATATTTACTTTTCCCAATAA
- a CDS encoding 3'-5' exonuclease, with amino-acid sequence MFLYDKVIVIDIEATCWAKGEVPENSKREIIEIGICKLNMSDGSIEDKRSYLIKPLYSEISEYCTNLTGITAEKLEKEGVTFQQACSNIKNRYNSLHRTYAGYGGFDKSIMESQCSELGVKFPFSETYLDLKVMLSLMSGEKPIGLLKELEARNISFEGSAHSGADDAFNTAKLLYHVLKK; translated from the coding sequence ATGTTTTTATACGATAAAGTCATAGTCATTGATATTGAAGCGACCTGCTGGGCAAAAGGAGAAGTTCCCGAAAATTCAAAAAGAGAAATTATTGAAATCGGGATCTGCAAACTGAATATGTCAGATGGAAGCATAGAAGATAAAAGAAGCTATCTGATCAAACCTTTATATTCAGAAATAAGCGAATACTGTACAAACCTTACAGGAATTACCGCTGAAAAACTGGAAAAAGAAGGAGTGACCTTTCAGCAAGCCTGCTCCAATATCAAAAACAGATACAATTCCCTGCACAGAACCTACGCCGGCTATGGTGGATTCGATAAGTCGATTATGGAAAGCCAGTGCAGCGAATTGGGAGTGAAATTCCCTTTCAGTGAGACCTATCTCGATCTGAAAGTGATGTTAAGTCTAATGAGCGGTGAAAAACCGATCGGACTTCTGAAAGAACTCGAAGCAAGAAATATCAGTTTTGAAGGAAGTGCACACAGTGGTGCAGATGATGCCTTTAATACGGCAA